CTCaataaatattgatttttaatatttttataactctacaaatattaatattgaagAGTGACCATATAAATAATAAACGCGGGTCATATAGAACtcaatgtttaaaaaaaaaaaacgtctATATAGAACAGAAAGAGATTTGATCATCCTTAATATTACTTTTTgataaaagtttttattttatcatttatatatatatattgagttatttttattatatcccactgcttttaaatatttaaatgtatttttttatttaattttttataatttctgcattgataaatataattaataaaataaattgtatatatccttaacattaattaatatatttgtaaaataaattatattaatacatttatatatatctttagcattagttaaattatataaattaataaaataaagtggtaaatatgataaatataatattatattataaataatttaaattaattaatattaatgtaatttttataattatatttatataaatttaatatataattaattaaattatataaattaataaaataaattaataaatataatattatattacaaataattaaaattaattaatattaatatagtttttataattatattttataaatttaatatataattatataaattaaattaataaaatataataattaattaaataaaaattaaatttataattaaacctAATTGAGTGCGGCTATCGCCGCAGTCATGCATTAAGTTAAGGTGCGGtaatgtatttaattttttttttttaaatttgaagcgCGATACGCTCTACCGCTTAAAAATGCGGTAGAGGTCCTTTTCACCCTAATTtcggaaaatatattttttgaaccagagattgagaaatattttttttttaaacctgAAAAAGCAAAAAGCCCAAGTGTATCATAGGCTAAAATAATGAATGCCTTTATTATTTCTCAATCATTTGCACACTAGAATTTCACTTTGATAATTGGTGAGACGTCTACGAATTACTTTCATGCACGTAAATCTTCCTCAAACACTCATGAATCTACTGCAGCTGACAAATAAACACACTCAAGCAATCAAAACAACATGGTTTAAGtagcaataataatttttaaaaaaaaacatagtcTAAATAGCAACAATAATTAATACATTCATCCTCCTGTACCTTCCCAAGTTATCAATAAAACAATTCTCAAAAATAATCTCAAGTATCCATCAAACAATGCTTATTCATTCAAAGAGgggtcaaaattttttaaaaaataaacaaaagaaaTGAAAACTTAATGATGGTAAGTACAGCTAAAGAAGCTAGATTAATAAAAGTATAACTATCAAAAttatgaaaggaaaaagaaaatatgcaATGAAAATGATGCATTTaatgaaagcaaataaaaatgcATCCCTAAAATTAGGCTTGACATTATTACAAAATCACCCTAGTCCCACAATAGGAAATCAAATCCACATCCACTTTGGGGGAAAAAAAAGGGACAAATTACTACCATATCCTTGAGGTTTAACCTAACTAATTAAAATGCCCCTgtagttttaaaaatacattaaaatgtccttatatttttatttcgttAACTAAAAAGGACATCTGTCCAATTTAAGGCTTTTTTAGCCGTTAGTTTAGGAGAAAAAATTTCTAATTCCATAATTACCCTTAAAGCCTCCTCTCCCTCTTCTACCGCCATTACCAAGCCTGTTTCTCTCTCTCGGTCCCTCGTCCTGGTTCCACTGGTTTCTTATTTGACACTGATTTTTGTCCATCTCTGGCATCTTTGGCTGGATCAATGCAAAAaattcatcttctttcttcacGGACTTTTTAGATCCCACTATAGTCGCTGCCAGCTTCGGAGCTTGAATCTTGGATGTAGTTTTGCGTGATCTTGGACTTAagctctttcctctttctttGGTCGCTTTTAACTCATCAATTTCTTCAAGATTCCAGAAACAAGATTTTCTGCGACTCTGTGTAGAAACAGGGGTAATTTCTTGCTTACTCAATAATCAAGGCTTAGCTCCAGATTTAATCTTTGTTTTAGAACTAGAAAGCAATGACTCTTCAATTCTGACAGTCTGTTTCAGCTCCATGAAGTTTGCTGCACAATTCTTCCTCTCTTTTCTAAGGGTAATTATGGTGGTAGAAGAGGGAGAAAAGGGAGAGGAGGCTCGGTAATGGCAGTAGAAGAGGGAGAGGAGGCTTTAAGGGTAATTATGGAATTAGAATTTTATTCTCCTAAACTAACAGTTAAAAAGCCTTAAATTGGACGGATGTCCTTTTTAGTTAACGGAATAAAAATACAAggacattttaatttatttttaaaactatagaGGCATTTTAATTAGTTAGATTAAAACTCAGGGACATGGTAATAATTTGCCCAAAAAAAAATCCACATCCAAAAGGTAACTCTAATGATGAAGAGGAGTGGTTGTACATTAATATAATAAGAAGTGAACATGGATATAAATCACAAGAGATAGCAAGAATACAGTCCAAAAGCAAAAATAATAGTCATGATAGTTAAAATAACAAGATGAGGCAACTAAACATAATACAGAGCATAGTATAAAAGGAAATATGAAATCACCTTCGTAAATGAAGCTCATCTAGCTTGGTCTCAATTGTTGCTAGTCTCTCATCTACATCATCCTCGAGCCGTCCCAATCTGGCATTCAGCTGATCATATGTAGACTGCATTGAACCAAAACTGTGTTGGAGCCGGTCCTCTATCTGGTCAAGCCGGGCCATGATCATCTCCAATGTAACTGTGCCCGAAGCTGGTGGTGGAACAGGAAGATTAGTGGCAGGTGAAAGAGCCTCTACCTTTTGTACAGGTTCAGCCCCTTCATCCATTTGATCTCTTGCTGGATCTCGTCTTTCTTCCTCGTTGCCCCTAACCCCTCTCCTCTTAGGTATACTGTTCCCATTCTCATCCCTGAGGTAGTACTTTCCTGCTTCTTTATTACACATCCCTATTAGCACCATTGTTTCTGCATCTATTCTTTCATTTCCACCAACATGAGGAAACCTTCTAGAGTTAGGAACAAATCCAAAATGATCTGCTATGACAGAAATTAACCCTCCTACACAAATCTTACCACTTGTGCTCCTAGCTACATGACTAAAATGAGTACAAATCCAAAAACCTGTATTAACTGCAGTCTTAGTCATCATGGCCCACATCATGAATAGTTCATTCCTATTCACAACTCCTGTACTATCCCCTCTTCCAAATATGGAATGGGCCATAAATCTATGTAAATATCGAAGGGCAGGGTTGCGAAGGTGTGTGGATTTCGAGCAGCTCGGTTTATACAATGGTGTATGCGTTAGTTCCCTCCAAACATCATCCAAATTAAAGTTCTTAGGGATCATCCGATGACCCTCATTAGGTAATCCAAATATGCCATTAAATGTGGCCATGTTCAGTTCATAATCTACACCCATTAATCTAAATCTAATTTTCCCTTGATCATCAGGAATACAAGGGTGCAATTCACAAGAGAAACTACTGAGAAATTCTAGGGTAATCTCGGGGTACGTATGGAATTTAAAGCTAGCAAGTTTAGTCCAACCAATATTGGCTAGATACCTAGTCACCTCCTCATCTAACTCAATATCTACCAGAGCATCCTCATCAATATATCTAGTACATGCCACAGGTCTAGCACCCAGAGCATTGTACTTTTCTCGTTGCTCTTCATTTTTGAACTCCCATGGAAGTTGAGGTGGTTGAGGAGGAGGGTTTGAGGGCCGATGAGGAGGCTCAGTTTGCCGTTGAAAATTTGTTGCCCTCGAGGCTGCGCCGGTCAATGCAAGCCTCCTTTGTTGCGAGGAGGAAGCTTCGTGCTCATAAGAGCGGCGTTTAGGCGGCATAATTATCCACAGTTGCTATATCCCAAACACAAAGCACCTAATTCACCAAAATACAAATACACTAAATATCACATTTACATACGCAATAACACAATCTCTAACTCCAAATATTGGGATTAGGATATTATATTGTGTTGAAATTGTGTTTTGATACCCAATATCAATTCAAGCAAACAATAAAATTCTTTGGGTTTAATCAATTAGTACTCAACTAAACTAGCTAATTGATGAAGAACAGAGGTAAAGGTGGTGAATGTGTTGCTACGCAAAATTATGCAAATAAAGGAGAAATTGAACAAAGGAGGTTTTGTGTCTTTACCAGTTAACAAAAATGAGACCCGAAAGCAAGTGATGGGATGCGGTGGAAGAGGAGAGAGTGACCGGCGTTGATTTGGATGAATAAGGGAAAATTTCGATCTGGAGCCCAGGAGGTTTGTGAGACGAAAAGAAAGAGACTTCCGGCGGGTGCGAAGAGATTATGGCCGGTGGTAAAGCGAAATGATGAAGATGCCGGCGGCGGGGGGTGTTGGGGTTTGTCTATTTCTGGAAGCGGGAGACTAAAAGAGCGCTGCGCTTCATCGAGGAAGCACACCCCATAACAAAACGCTGCGTTCTGAAGAGGAATAGCGCAGGATGCATGCCCCCACACACGTGCTCTTGGCTCGTTTAAATGCTTGAAACACGTCTTGGACGTTCTTTTGCTGCGTAGCTACAATTTACTATagtttttaagattttttttttctgcagaTTTGGTTTTAATTGTGATTTGAATTCgaaattttgtaatttaaaaaataattttaatattaataaattaaattgtatttattagttttaaaattttaaatattaataatttaattttatatttttaaaattaaataaattaattccttaCCTTTTATTCTATTGATCTCTCTGCAGCTATGTGCATTACCGCAATATAAATCTTTcaccttttaaatatttttttaaatattttaataatacaataatatttatttttttacaaattacTTCAAATCAtaaatgtatttaataaaaattaattttttattaattaatttctcaattttactACTAAATCTAATATAattgtaatttatatattatgaattaaattgaaaaattaaaattatttggatgtcatttaaatgtaaaaaatttgaataaaaaataattattcaaaattaagtATAATTTAGTCTAATTATTACTTATCACAAAATCTAAAATCAAATTTTCTTTCACCGTTACAGTATATTTATGAAAACAAGCTGTTTAGTTGTGAAATTTTCGactagaataaattaaaattgtatataataattagtataaaattattaaataatttaaattaattattttgaaccaaacaaaaagtaaattaaaaattatttgaattaatttatattgatctgtttcaatatttactttattacttcttaaattattactatttttaatttattctataatttataTGGTGAAGTTGTATAATTATCAGAATTatagttttataatatttacatttattatagagataatgaaataatttattt
The genomic region above belongs to Manihot esculenta cultivar AM560-2 chromosome 3, M.esculenta_v8, whole genome shotgun sequence and contains:
- the LOC110612026 gene encoding uncharacterized protein LOC110612026, whose product is MPPKRRSYEHEASSSQQRRLALTGAASRATNFQRQTEPPHRPSNPPPQPPQLPWEFKNEEQREKYNALGARPVACTRYIDEDALVDIELDEEVTRYLANIGWTKLASFKFHTYPEITLEFLSSFSCELHPCIPDDQGKIRFRLMGVDYELNMATFNGIFGLPNEGHRMIPKNFNLDDVWRELTHTPLYKPSCSKSTHLRNPALRYLHRFMAHSIFGRGDSTGVVNRNELFMMWAMMTKTAVNTGFWICTHFSHVARSTSGKICVGGLISVIADHFGFVPNSRRFPHVGGNERIDAETMVLIGMCNKEAGKYYLRDENGNSIPKRRGVRGNEEERRDPARDQMDEGAEPVQKVEALSPATNLPVPPPASGTVTLEMIMARLDQIEDRLQHSFGSMQSTYDQLNARLGRLEDDVDERLATIETKLDELHLRS